A region from the Methylocella sp. genome encodes:
- a CDS encoding aldose 1-epimerase family protein, whose product MALFMLVRCEIAHTMVAMGLYSVAFSGVLPLAADLVAEATSATSCAVGEVAMASAKPRDLMDSIELICGAARATIALRGAELLQWSIGGAPLLWESDPAVWAETAPILFPIVGWTNGGEVRVAGEAYPLGLHGFARGMDFCAQSLASDRARLTLASNEATLARYPFSFWLCLTYALSERGLATTLTVENRGAGPMPYACGLHPGFRWPFAGGARGDYAIIFAAEEDPLVPEISKQGLFLESRRKTPLVGRKLSLDPELFAHEALCFLNARSRSLRFERKDGAALLIETSNFSHFALWSRPDAPFLAVESWTGYGDPQDFCGDLFAKPSMRVLEPGAVAHHVALYTHSAA is encoded by the coding sequence ATGGCGCTCTTTATGCTTGTTCGTTGTGAGATTGCACACACGATGGTTGCAATGGGGCTATATTCGGTTGCGTTTTCTGGCGTGTTGCCCCTCGCTGCGGATCTTGTCGCAGAGGCAACATCGGCGACTTCCTGCGCGGTCGGAGAGGTTGCGATGGCGTCTGCTAAACCCCGAGACCTGATGGACAGCATAGAACTCATTTGCGGGGCGGCTCGCGCGACGATCGCCCTTCGCGGCGCCGAGCTGCTTCAGTGGAGCATCGGCGGAGCGCCTCTTTTGTGGGAAAGCGATCCTGCCGTTTGGGCCGAGACAGCGCCAATCCTGTTTCCCATTGTCGGCTGGACAAATGGCGGCGAGGTTCGCGTCGCGGGCGAGGCCTATCCCCTCGGCCTGCACGGTTTTGCGCGCGGCATGGATTTTTGCGCCCAAAGCCTCGCGTCCGATCGAGCCCGGCTCACCCTCGCCAGCAACGAAGCCACGCTGGCGCGCTATCCGTTCTCGTTCTGGCTTTGCCTGACTTACGCTTTGTCGGAACGCGGTCTCGCCACCACCTTGACCGTCGAGAATCGCGGCGCGGGGCCGATGCCCTACGCCTGCGGGCTGCATCCGGGCTTCCGCTGGCCTTTCGCCGGCGGCGCGCGCGGCGACTACGCAATCATATTCGCGGCGGAAGAAGATCCGCTGGTCCCGGAAATCTCGAAGCAGGGGCTTTTTTTGGAGAGCCGCCGCAAAACGCCGCTCGTTGGCCGCAAGCTCAGCCTCGACCCTGAACTCTTTGCGCATGAGGCGCTGTGTTTTCTGAACGCCCGCAGCCGCAGCCTTCGCTTCGAGCGCAAGGATGGCGCGGCGCTGCTGATCGAGACCTCGAATTTCTCCCATTTTGCGCTTTGGTCGAGACCGGACGCGCCATTCCTCGCGGTCGAGAGCTGGACCGGATACGGCGATCCGCAGGATTTTTGCGGCGATCTCTTCGCCAAGCCATCGATGCGCGTTCTGGAGCCGGGCGCCGTCGCGCATCACGTTGCGTTATATACGCATTCAGCGGCCTAG
- a CDS encoding CoA-binding protein: MAKANEIDYPDALLRDVLRKVKTIAIVGASEKADRPSHQVSAFLLSRGYRVIGVNPGLAGRAILGAPFVGRLKDLPEPIDMVDIFRNSEAAGAVVDEALELEPLPLVIWMQLGVRNEAAAARAKARGVEVIMNRCPKIEYDRLRLAQD; this comes from the coding sequence ATGGCTAAGGCTAATGAAATCGATTATCCCGATGCGCTGTTGCGCGACGTTTTGCGCAAGGTCAAAACCATCGCCATCGTCGGAGCGTCCGAGAAAGCGGACAGACCGTCGCATCAAGTATCAGCATTTCTCCTCTCGCGCGGCTATCGCGTCATCGGCGTCAATCCCGGCCTCGCCGGACGCGCAATTCTCGGCGCGCCCTTTGTCGGCCGCCTGAAGGATTTGCCCGAACCCATCGACATGGTGGATATTTTCCGAAATTCGGAGGCCGCCGGGGCGGTCGTCGACGAAGCGCTGGAGCTGGAGCCGCTTCCCTTGGTGATCTGGATGCAGCTTGGCGTGCGCAACGAGGCCGCCGCCGCCCGCGCCAAGGCTCGTGGCGTCGAAGTCATCATGAACCGCTGCCCGAAGATCGAATATGACCGGTTGCGGCTAGCTCAAGACTGA
- the argC gene encoding N-acetyl-gamma-glutamyl-phosphate reductase, with translation MHGKIFIDGGSGTTGLGIRARLTEQKGIELVDLPPDQRKNPDAKKALLSSVDLVIMCLPDDAARETLAIIATLGDKAPRVLDASTAHRVAEGWIYGFPELAPGQAEAIRAAKLVSNPGCYATGAIALLRPLVDAGIIPADFPITINAVSGYTGGGKTMIADYERGAAPAYEGYGLGLEHKHVPEIQRYSGLKRRPIFTPSVGNFAQGMLVYIPLFLDELPGKPKAADLEAALAAHYAGARAVKVLPPEASGRIEPESLNGSNDLELRVFSNEAQRQAVLVAKLDNLGKGASGAALQNLELMLGK, from the coding sequence ATGCACGGAAAAATCTTCATCGACGGCGGATCCGGAACGACTGGCCTTGGGATAAGGGCGCGTCTCACCGAGCAAAAGGGCATAGAGCTCGTCGATCTGCCGCCGGATCAGCGCAAGAATCCGGATGCCAAGAAAGCGCTGCTTTCGAGCGTCGATCTTGTCATTATGTGTCTGCCCGATGACGCAGCGCGCGAAACCCTCGCAATCATCGCGACCTTGGGAGACAAGGCGCCGCGCGTTCTCGATGCCTCGACCGCACACAGGGTCGCGGAAGGCTGGATTTATGGCTTTCCCGAACTCGCGCCGGGTCAGGCTGAAGCTATACGCGCTGCAAAGCTGGTGTCGAATCCGGGCTGCTATGCTACCGGCGCGATCGCGCTGCTCCGTCCTCTTGTCGATGCGGGCATCATACCGGCGGATTTTCCGATCACCATCAATGCCGTCTCCGGCTACACAGGCGGCGGCAAGACGATGATCGCCGATTACGAGCGCGGCGCGGCCCCCGCCTACGAAGGCTATGGGCTTGGCCTCGAGCATAAGCATGTGCCGGAAATCCAGCGCTACAGCGGGCTCAAACGCCGTCCGATATTTACGCCCTCGGTCGGCAATTTCGCCCAGGGAATGCTGGTCTACATCCCGCTCTTTCTCGATGAGTTGCCGGGAAAGCCCAAGGCCGCCGATCTTGAAGCTGCTCTCGCAGCCCATTACGCTGGCGCGCGCGCCGTCAAGGTTTTGCCGCCCGAGGCGTCCGGCAGGATTGAGCCGGAGTCGCTCAACGGAAGCAATGATCTTGAGTTGCGGGTCTTCTCTAATGAGGCGCAGCGGCAGGCGGTTCTCGTCGCCAAGCTCGACAATCTCGGCAAAGGCGCCTCGGGCGCCGCCCTGCAAAATCTGGAGCTGATGCTCGGAAAATAG
- a CDS encoding DUF2842 domain-containing protein, whose amino-acid sequence MRIRTRKFIGAIVMTGFVIVYALVAMALAQARPLQEASGLIQGLSYAALGLAWILPLMPLIRWMQKPDA is encoded by the coding sequence ATGCGGATTCGAACTCGCAAATTCATCGGCGCGATCGTCATGACCGGATTTGTGATCGTCTACGCGCTGGTCGCCATGGCTCTCGCGCAGGCGCGTCCCCTGCAAGAAGCGTCCGGATTGATTCAAGGGCTGAGCTATGCGGCGCTGGGCCTTGCCTGGATTTTGCCGCTGATGCCTTTGATCAGGTGGATGCAGAAGCCCGACGCTTGA
- the folD gene encoding bifunctional methylenetetrahydrofolate dehydrogenase/methenyltetrahydrofolate cyclohydrolase FolD: MSLAPTTTPTVESGVLRPSSGRALLIDGKRGSEEVLAGITEKVRGLSSQGLKPGLAVILVGADPASQVYVGAKGKAAKACGFHSVQYDLAATTSEAELIALIQKLNADPAIHGILLQLPLPGGADATRIIESISPDKDVDGLHPINSGLLAIGDFERALVPCTPAGCMVLLEKAAAALNFNLSGAEAVVVGRSNLVGKPIAQLLLGRNATVTIAHSRTRDLAATVGRADVLIAAVGRPEMIRGDWIKPGAIVIDVGINRIPAPSKDASAVAKTRLVGDVAFAEMLDRAAAITPVPGGVGPMTIAMLMSNTLRAATRIAGLSSGR, from the coding sequence ATGTCCCTGGCCCCTACGACGACGCCAACCGTGGAAAGCGGCGTCTTGCGCCCCTCAAGCGGCAGGGCCCTTCTGATCGACGGCAAACGCGGCTCGGAAGAGGTTCTGGCGGGGATTACGGAAAAGGTCCGCGGCCTCTCCTCCCAAGGTCTGAAGCCAGGTCTTGCCGTAATTCTTGTCGGCGCCGATCCTGCGAGCCAGGTTTATGTCGGGGCGAAAGGAAAGGCTGCGAAGGCCTGCGGTTTTCATTCCGTTCAGTACGATCTCGCGGCGACGACGAGCGAAGCCGAACTCATCGCGCTGATCCAGAAGCTCAATGCCGATCCGGCGATCCATGGCATCCTGCTGCAATTGCCGTTGCCGGGTGGGGCCGACGCCACCCGCATCATCGAATCTATTTCCCCGGACAAAGACGTCGACGGCCTGCACCCGATTAATTCCGGTCTGCTTGCAATTGGGGATTTTGAACGCGCGCTGGTGCCCTGTACGCCGGCGGGCTGCATGGTTCTGCTCGAAAAGGCCGCTGCTGCGCTCAACTTCAACCTCTCCGGCGCCGAGGCCGTTGTCGTCGGCCGCTCCAATCTCGTCGGCAAGCCGATCGCGCAATTGCTGCTCGGGCGCAACGCGACAGTGACCATCGCTCATTCCCGCACGCGCGATCTTGCAGCTACGGTCGGGCGCGCGGATGTGCTGATCGCCGCTGTCGGGCGTCCCGAAATGATTCGCGGTGATTGGATCAAACCCGGCGCCATCGTCATCGACGTCGGCATCAACCGGATCCCGGCGCCGTCAAAAGACGCGTCCGCCGTGGCGAAGACGCGGCTTGTCGGCGACGTAGCCTTCGCGGAAATGCTCGACCGCGCCGCGGCCATCACGCCGGTTCCTGGCGGCGTCGGGCCCATGACGATCGCCATGTTGATGAGCAATACTTTGCGCGCCGCGACCCGCATCGCTGGGTTGAGCTCGGGCCGATAA
- a CDS encoding metallophosphoesterase produces the protein MKPLHDAPPRDVTDRLEQRLGRAAARQRLAIEDNHQPRPFGQGLDFLEKWSLPTLLRAALQLSGLYGRGQRNAARVELRRNVIASPRLPRAFDGFTILHLSDLHIEMSGPAMEQVAELVAGLDHDICVMTGDYRGGTSGPFEPALKGVAQLCAKLQRPIYGVLGNHDTIKMVPGLEDIGVSMLLNESVRIDRGDQAIYLAGIDDAHSRVANIEKSASGVPSGEFSILLSHTPEMYRQASSAGFDAILAGHTHGGQICLPGGIPITLDSALPRAFGAGPWKYNNMTGYTSVGAGSCVVAVRLNCPPEITLHRLQRS, from the coding sequence GTGAAACCCTTGCACGACGCTCCGCCTCGCGATGTGACCGACCGACTTGAGCAGCGTCTCGGGAGAGCCGCCGCGCGCCAGCGTCTCGCCATTGAGGACAATCACCAGCCCCGCCCGTTTGGGCAGGGGTTGGATTTCCTTGAGAAATGGTCTCTCCCTACGCTCTTGCGCGCTGCCCTGCAGCTCAGCGGCCTATACGGGCGGGGACAGCGGAACGCCGCCCGCGTAGAGCTGCGCCGCAACGTCATCGCCTCGCCGCGTCTGCCCCGCGCCTTCGACGGCTTCACGATTCTCCACCTCAGCGACCTCCACATCGAAATGAGCGGACCCGCGATGGAGCAGGTCGCAGAGCTCGTCGCTGGGCTCGACCATGATATTTGCGTGATGACCGGCGATTACCGGGGCGGCACAAGCGGGCCGTTCGAGCCGGCGCTGAAGGGCGTCGCCCAGCTCTGCGCCAAGCTGCAGCGCCCCATTTATGGCGTCCTTGGCAACCATGACACGATCAAAATGGTGCCTGGCCTCGAGGACATCGGCGTCAGTATGTTGCTGAATGAGTCCGTCCGCATCGATCGCGGCGATCAGGCGATCTACCTCGCCGGGATCGACGATGCTCATTCCAGGGTCGCCAATATCGAGAAATCCGCATCAGGCGTGCCTTCCGGCGAATTCTCAATCCTATTGTCCCATACGCCCGAAATGTACCGGCAAGCCTCAAGCGCTGGCTTCGACGCAATTCTCGCCGGGCACACGCATGGCGGCCAGATCTGTCTGCCCGGCGGCATTCCGATCACATTGGATTCCGCCTTGCCCCGGGCATTCGGCGCAGGGCCCTGGAAATACAATAATATGACCGGCTATACCTCCGTCGGAGCGGGATCCTGCGTCGTCGCCGTTCGGCTGAATTGTCCTCCCGAAATCACCTTGCATCGACTGCAGCGGAGTTGA
- the rpsI gene encoding 30S ribosomal protein S9 — MAETLSSLQDLKTATAAAAADAVQQEAPRYVQKLDPQGRAYATGKRKNAVARVWIKPGSGKVVVNGRSLEIYFARPVLRMILQQPLGAAKRVDQYDMMVTVAGGGLSGQAGAVRHGLSKALVAFEPELRGVLKKEGFLTRDSRIVERKKYGKRKARRSFQFSKR; from the coding sequence ATGGCCGAGACTTTGTCTTCGCTTCAGGATCTGAAGACCGCAACCGCCGCGGCCGCTGCCGATGCAGTCCAGCAGGAAGCGCCGCGTTATGTTCAAAAGCTTGATCCCCAGGGACGCGCTTACGCTACCGGCAAGCGCAAGAATGCAGTCGCCCGCGTCTGGATCAAGCCCGGCTCGGGCAAGGTCGTCGTGAACGGACGTTCGCTCGAAATCTATTTTGCCCGTCCCGTCCTGCGCATGATTTTGCAGCAGCCCCTCGGCGCGGCCAAGCGCGTCGATCAATATGATATGATGGTGACCGTTGCGGGCGGCGGCCTCTCGGGGCAGGCTGGCGCGGTTCGGCACGGCCTCTCCAAGGCGCTTGTCGCTTTTGAGCCGGAGCTGCGCGGCGTCCTTAAGAAGGAAGGGTTCTTGACCCGCGATTCGCGCATCGTCGAGCGCAAAAAATACGGCAAGAGAAAAGCCCGCCGGAGCTTCCAGTTCTCGAAACGTTAA
- a CDS encoding CDP-archaeol synthase produces the protein MRRGQDMHVWLIVRGLLLVLVANGAPLLGRRIFGGWCEWRVDFGLRFPDGTPLLGKSKTIRGVVLSVVATSLAAVALALPWTVGALAALAAMAGDMLSSFVKRRLKLPSQSMAPGLDQAPESLFPLLACKDALGLSAHDAVIGAALFWVGEIVLSRALFSLKIRERPY, from the coding sequence GTGCGCCGGGGTCAAGACATGCATGTCTGGCTGATCGTCAGAGGACTCTTGCTCGTGCTGGTCGCCAATGGCGCTCCATTGCTCGGCCGCAGAATTTTCGGCGGTTGGTGTGAGTGGCGGGTAGACTTCGGCCTCCGCTTCCCCGATGGAACGCCCCTGCTAGGAAAATCCAAGACGATTCGCGGCGTTGTTCTTAGCGTTGTTGCAACCTCGCTGGCTGCGGTCGCGCTGGCGTTGCCCTGGACGGTGGGAGCGCTCGCGGCGCTCGCCGCCATGGCTGGCGATATGCTGTCGAGCTTTGTCAAACGGCGCCTCAAGCTCCCCTCTCAAAGCATGGCGCCAGGACTTGATCAGGCGCCGGAAAGCCTTTTTCCTTTACTGGCCTGCAAGGATGCGCTTGGCCTTTCCGCGCATGACGCGGTGATCGGCGCCGCTTTATTCTGGGTTGGCGAGATCGTGCTCTCTCGCGCCCTGTTCAGCCTCAAGATCCGCGAGCGGCCATACTGA
- a CDS encoding COX15/CtaA family protein has translation MTWVYDPSPLRQATFAKESDKGHRAVAIWLWSLAALVFLMVVVGGATRLTESGLSITQWKPLTGVIPPLSAADWQAEFENYKQIPQYAEVFPNMDLAGFKFIFFWEWSHRLLGRLIGLATALPLIFFWIKGMLPTGLKPKLLGILALGALQGFVGWWMVKSGLSGRVEVAQERLTIHLLLASVTFAALVWLAASLRQREVKVALPARLLPLACAFIILVLVQIGLGALVAGLRAGRAYNTWPLIDGQFIPPLDQLSLFQPLWRNFVDNILTVQFQHRMVAYALLIFALGQALYISIKVGPSAAARRATAVTGLVAAQAFIGVATLVLVVPLWAGLLHQAFAMIVLAMAVVHAQALSKGR, from the coding sequence ATGACCTGGGTTTACGATCCGTCGCCGCTGCGCCAGGCGACTTTCGCCAAGGAGAGCGATAAAGGGCACCGCGCCGTTGCGATCTGGCTATGGAGCCTCGCCGCGCTGGTGTTTTTGATGGTCGTCGTCGGCGGCGCGACGCGGCTCACCGAGTCCGGCTTGTCGATCACGCAATGGAAACCCCTAACCGGCGTCATTCCGCCGCTCAGCGCCGCGGATTGGCAGGCGGAATTCGAGAACTACAAGCAGATTCCCCAATATGCCGAAGTTTTCCCGAATATGGATCTTGCCGGCTTCAAGTTCATTTTCTTTTGGGAATGGAGCCATCGGCTTCTTGGCCGCCTGATCGGCCTTGCAACCGCGTTGCCGCTGATCTTTTTCTGGATCAAGGGCATGCTCCCCACCGGGCTGAAGCCCAAACTTCTCGGCATATTGGCGCTCGGCGCGCTGCAGGGGTTCGTTGGCTGGTGGATGGTCAAATCCGGCCTTTCGGGACGCGTCGAAGTCGCGCAAGAGCGGCTCACCATTCATCTTTTGCTTGCATCGGTGACGTTCGCCGCGCTGGTCTGGCTCGCGGCTTCGCTGCGTCAACGCGAAGTCAAGGTTGCGCTTCCGGCGCGGCTGCTGCCGCTGGCCTGCGCTTTCATTATTCTCGTGCTGGTCCAGATCGGCCTTGGCGCGCTTGTCGCGGGCCTGCGCGCAGGGCGGGCCTATAACACTTGGCCGCTGATCGATGGGCAGTTCATCCCGCCGCTCGATCAGCTGAGTTTGTTCCAGCCGCTCTGGCGCAATTTCGTCGACAATATTTTGACCGTTCAATTCCAGCACCGCATGGTCGCCTATGCGCTGCTGATTTTCGCGCTGGGGCAGGCGCTCTATATTTCCATCAAAGTTGGACCAAGCGCCGCCGCCCGCCGCGCCACGGCGGTGACGGGGCTCGTCGCCGCCCAGGCTTTCATCGGCGTCGCGACGCTTGTTCTCGTCGTGCCGCTTTGGGCCGGCCTGCTGCATCAGGCCTTCGCGATGATCGTCCTCGCCATGGCCGTCGTCCACGCGCAGGCGCTCTCCAAGGGGAGGTAG
- the rplM gene encoding 50S ribosomal protein L13: MFGKTFSAKPADIDKKWVLIDATGLVVGRLATVIAMRLRGKHKPKYTPHMDTGDNIIVINAEKVVFTGRKRENKVYHHHTGYPGGIKERTAKFILDGRFPERIVEKAVERMLPEGPLGRRQFANLRVYTGSEHPHAAQQPVTLDVASLNSKNARNV; this comes from the coding sequence ATGTTCGGCAAGACGTTTTCCGCGAAGCCCGCGGACATCGATAAAAAGTGGGTGCTGATCGACGCCACCGGCCTCGTCGTCGGCAGACTTGCGACGGTGATCGCCATGCGATTGCGCGGAAAGCACAAGCCTAAATATACGCCGCACATGGACACCGGCGATAATATCATCGTCATCAATGCCGAAAAGGTAGTGTTCACGGGCCGCAAGCGCGAGAACAAAGTTTATCATCACCATACCGGTTATCCGGGCGGCATCAAGGAGCGGACGGCCAAGTTCATTCTTGATGGACGGTTCCCTGAGCGCATCGTCGAAAAAGCCGTAGAGCGCATGCTTCCCGAAGGACCGCTCGGTCGGCGGCAGTTCGCTAACCTGCGGGTTTACACGGGCAGCGAGCATCCGCACGCGGCGCAGCAGCCGGTTACGCTCGATGTCGCCAGCCTCAACTCCAAGAATGCGAGGAATGTCTGA
- a CDS encoding Pr6Pr family membrane protein translates to MPSGLEGKMRLGTMPPSGLARIAAAVLAVLAWFGVIVQLSLNIHHAVSENLSVAASLVRFFSFFTIETNMLVALVLTLSALRPQSDQMLLRPSARAGLVVYIIIVGVVYAVLLRNLWNPQGLQLLADGVLHGAMPILYPVYWAACTPKRRLRWSDPALWLVFPILYLIYILLRGAAFGIYPYPFIDVTKLGYAHVGLNALFLLVAFFGLGLIVTAIDHALGGYQGRRRSQLGSAAKF, encoded by the coding sequence ATGCCCAGCGGCTTGGAAGGAAAGATGCGCCTTGGAACGATGCCGCCGTCAGGTTTGGCGCGCATCGCCGCAGCGGTCCTCGCCGTCCTCGCCTGGTTCGGCGTGATTGTGCAGTTGTCCCTCAACATTCACCACGCCGTTTCGGAAAATCTGTCGGTCGCAGCGTCGCTGGTCCGTTTTTTCAGCTTCTTCACGATCGAAACGAATATGCTTGTGGCGCTGGTTTTAACGCTTTCAGCCCTGCGGCCGCAATCCGACCAAATGCTATTGCGGCCAAGCGCCAGGGCGGGGCTCGTCGTTTACATAATCATTGTCGGCGTGGTCTACGCGGTTTTGCTGCGCAATTTATGGAACCCGCAAGGCTTGCAATTGCTTGCAGATGGCGTTTTGCATGGCGCGATGCCGATCCTCTACCCAGTCTATTGGGCGGCCTGTACGCCGAAAAGGCGCCTTCGATGGAGCGACCCGGCCCTCTGGCTCGTCTTTCCGATTCTGTACTTGATATATATTCTGCTGCGGGGGGCGGCTTTTGGAATTTACCCCTATCCATTCATCGACGTGACTAAGCTTGGCTATGCTCATGTCGGCCTCAACGCGCTTTTCCTGCTTGTGGCGTTTTTCGGACTGGGGCTGATTGTCACGGCGATTGATCATGCGTTGGGCGGCTATCAAGGCCGTCGGCGAAGCCAGCTTGGCAGCGCCGCCAAATTCTGA